A region of Deinococcus rubellus DNA encodes the following proteins:
- a CDS encoding tetratricopeptide repeat protein produces the protein MNRTTFRMAALVSLALLTAQTAAAQTTDAQPAAPTTQAAPATPMSAAQYAQQATDLAAQARTKLPRADWNVDRTPWKQAAAAADQAVNAEPNNPDYLLLRATIYTDVGFWKQAERSWDAYLAIKPNDNAARTKAATVQYNIGYAAYVRGDLVSAPLFFQKCSQLQPDNVACVIWNARVALEGGNYNDATRLYQQAAQLAPNDKTVPYFLQVSQNAGKYGPAATTAFSRAYEAIDKGDKAGALKLYQQATAAAPNFIEAWREQGRLGLELGNLPAATAAYTAATQLPGASAADRYNLSVVQEAQGVGLPAVQAFRAAYTKYASGDKAGAETGFIQATQLSPSYAKAWAWAGRVAYENKDYPAAASAYGQAVSLDPNDKSSAYYLKLAQQGK, from the coding sequence ATGAACAGAACCACATTCAGAATGGCGGCCCTGGTGTCGCTGGCGCTGCTGACGGCCCAGACCGCCGCCGCCCAGACGACGGATGCCCAGCCTGCCGCCCCCACGACTCAGGCCGCCCCCGCTACCCCGATGAGTGCGGCCCAGTATGCCCAGCAGGCCACCGATCTGGCGGCCCAGGCCCGCACCAAGTTGCCGAGAGCCGACTGGAACGTGGACCGTACGCCCTGGAAGCAGGCTGCCGCCGCCGCTGACCAGGCCGTGAATGCCGAGCCGAACAACCCGGATTACTTGCTGCTGCGCGCCACGATCTACACCGACGTGGGCTTCTGGAAGCAGGCCGAGCGCTCCTGGGACGCCTACCTGGCCATCAAGCCGAACGACAACGCGGCCCGCACCAAGGCCGCCACCGTGCAGTACAACATCGGTTACGCCGCCTACGTGCGCGGCGATCTGGTCAGCGCGCCGCTGTTCTTTCAGAAGTGCAGCCAGTTGCAGCCGGACAACGTGGCCTGCGTCATCTGGAACGCCCGTGTGGCCCTGGAGGGCGGCAACTATAACGACGCCACCCGTCTGTATCAGCAGGCGGCCCAGCTCGCGCCGAATGACAAGACGGTGCCGTATTTCCTGCAAGTCTCGCAGAACGCGGGCAAGTACGGCCCCGCCGCCACCACCGCCTTCAGCCGGGCTTACGAGGCAATCGACAAGGGCGACAAGGCCGGGGCACTGAAGCTCTATCAGCAGGCCACTGCCGCTGCGCCTAACTTCATTGAGGCCTGGCGCGAGCAGGGCCGCCTGGGACTGGAACTCGGCAACTTGCCCGCCGCCACTGCCGCCTACACCGCCGCGACCCAGTTGCCGGGCGCGAGCGCCGCCGACCGTTACAACCTCAGTGTGGTGCAGGAAGCCCAGGGCGTGGGCCTGCCCGCCGTGCAGGCGTTCCGGGCGGCCTACACCAAGTACGCGTCGGGCGACAAGGCAGGGGCCGAGACCGGCTTTATTCAGGCCACCCAGCTCAGTCCCAGCTACGCCAAAGCCTGGGCCTGGGCAGGCCGGGTCGCCTACGAGAACAAGGATTACCCTGCCGCCGCTTCAGCCTACGGGCAGGCCGTGTCACTCGACCCCAACGACAAGTCCAGCGCCTACTACCTGAAACTGGCCCAGCAGGGCAAATAA
- a CDS encoding DMT family transporter, with product MPRHTLGLLLLILVTGIWGSTFAVVKTLTETLEPQVLIAWRFLIGTLATLPLLLFWRQTAPPHASPDRPRSLWKDGLLVGAWLIVGYGTQTIALQTTSANRAAFITALSVVLVPLWQALVARRPLGVFLWAAAALAVAGLALLSWEGGALVVGDAWALGCAVSYAGFILTLERTAPHHAALPFTLLQLVSVTALAWLWALLSGAALWPPAPQWSGLIYLGIVATTVTTLLQTVGQRWVSAAEASIIYALEPVSASLFSFVLIGERVGLRGLFGGALVVFATVLSQWRGNSQTTPETADLVNPPHAPHGQTTPEADPPKSGSSPGS from the coding sequence ATGCCGCGCCATACCCTCGGACTTCTGCTGCTGATCCTGGTCACCGGGATTTGGGGCAGCACCTTCGCCGTCGTCAAAACCCTGACCGAAACGCTGGAGCCGCAGGTGTTGATCGCCTGGCGATTCCTGATCGGCACGCTGGCGACGTTGCCGCTGCTACTGTTCTGGAGACAGACCGCACCCCCACACGCCAGCCCAGACCGGCCCCGTTCGCTCTGGAAAGACGGTCTGCTGGTGGGGGCGTGGCTGATCGTCGGCTACGGCACCCAAACCATCGCCCTGCAAACCACCTCGGCCAACCGGGCAGCCTTCATCACGGCGCTGAGCGTGGTGCTGGTGCCGCTGTGGCAGGCACTGGTGGCCCGCCGTCCGCTGGGCGTGTTCCTCTGGGCGGCGGCGGCGCTGGCGGTGGCAGGCCTGGCCCTGCTTTCCTGGGAAGGTGGGGCACTGGTCGTCGGCGACGCCTGGGCGCTGGGCTGCGCCGTCAGTTACGCGGGCTTCATCCTGACCCTGGAGCGCACCGCGCCCCACCACGCTGCCCTGCCGTTTACCCTGCTGCAACTCGTCAGCGTCACGGCGCTGGCCTGGCTGTGGGCGCTGCTCTCTGGCGCGGCGCTGTGGCCGCCCGCCCCGCAGTGGTCCGGCCTGATCTACCTGGGCATCGTCGCCACCACCGTCACCACCCTGCTACAAACCGTGGGCCAACGCTGGGTCAGCGCTGCCGAGGCCAGCATCATCTACGCCCTGGAACCCGTCAGTGCCAGCCTCTTTAGCTTCGTGCTGATCGGGGAAAGGGTGGGCCTGCGGGGCCTGTTCGGCGGCGCGCTGGTGGTGTTCGCCACGGTGCTGAGTCAGTGGCGCGGCAACTCTCAGACGACTCCTGAGACGGCTGACCTGGTCAATCCTCCCCACGCACCGCACGGGCAAACCACGCCGGAAGCGGACCCGCCCAAGTCTGGGTCGTCGCCTGGGTCCTGA
- the tgt gene encoding tRNA guanosine(34) transglycosylase Tgt, with amino-acid sequence MSDLAPFEFRIHSRDGHARTATFTTPHGTVQTPMFMPVGTQGSVKGISAQELTEIKSQMILGNTYHLMLRPGAEMVAAHGGLPGFTGYPGPFLTDSGGFQVMSLGHMRKISEHGVVFKSHLDGSLVELTPERSVEVQQSLGADVIMAFDECPPFPAEVPYIRASLERTVRWLERCLNAKTRADQALFAIVQGGIHPELRQQSLDATLPFQTPGFAIGGLAVGESKDEMFPAVAYTARGLPENKPRYLMGVGHPEDLVAGIALGVDMFDCVYPTRTGRFGYALTDDGRLNMNSAAPRQQLIPIDPDCDCYACTHHTRAYLAHLVKAEEMLAPRLLSLHNLRYLHRLVERARSAIRAGEYQAWASEWGERYFRTQATTQTWAGPLPAWFARAVRGED; translated from the coding sequence ATGTCTGACCTCGCTCCTTTTGAATTTAGAATTCACAGTCGGGATGGCCATGCCCGAACGGCCACCTTCACCACGCCGCACGGCACGGTCCAGACGCCAATGTTCATGCCGGTGGGCACCCAGGGCAGCGTCAAGGGCATCAGCGCTCAGGAGCTGACCGAGATCAAGTCGCAGATGATTCTGGGCAACACCTATCACCTGATGCTGCGGCCCGGCGCTGAGATGGTGGCGGCCCACGGCGGCCTACCGGGCTTCACCGGCTACCCTGGCCCATTTCTGACCGATTCCGGCGGCTTTCAGGTGATGAGCCTGGGGCATATGCGAAAGATTTCCGAACATGGCGTGGTGTTCAAAAGTCACCTCGATGGCTCACTCGTCGAGCTGACGCCGGAGCGCAGCGTGGAGGTGCAGCAGAGCCTCGGCGCGGATGTGATCATGGCCTTTGACGAGTGCCCACCGTTTCCCGCTGAGGTGCCGTACATTCGGGCCAGCCTGGAGCGCACCGTCCGCTGGCTGGAACGGTGTCTGAATGCCAAAACCAGGGCCGATCAGGCGCTGTTCGCCATCGTGCAGGGCGGTATTCACCCCGAATTGCGCCAGCAGAGCCTGGATGCCACGCTTCCGTTTCAGACGCCGGGGTTTGCGATTGGCGGGCTGGCGGTGGGCGAAAGCAAGGACGAGATGTTTCCAGCGGTGGCCTACACGGCGCGCGGCCTGCCCGAGAACAAGCCGCGCTACCTGATGGGCGTGGGCCACCCCGAGGATCTGGTGGCAGGCATCGCGCTGGGCGTGGACATGTTCGACTGCGTGTACCCGACGCGCACAGGCCGCTTCGGCTACGCCCTGACCGACGATGGTCGGCTCAACATGAACAGCGCCGCGCCGAGGCAGCAGCTCATCCCGATTGACCCCGATTGCGACTGTTACGCCTGTACCCACCACACCCGCGCGTACCTGGCCCATCTGGTCAAGGCCGAGGAGATGCTGGCTCCCCGCCTGCTGTCGCTGCACAACCTGCGTTACCTACACCGGCTGGTGGAGCGCGCGAGAAGCGCCATCCGGGCGGGCGAGTATCAGGCGTGGGCCAGCGAGTGGGGCGAGCGCTATTTCAGGACCCAGGCGACGACCCAGACTTGGGCGGGTCCGCTTCCGGCGTGGTTTGCCCGTGCGGTGCGTGGGGAGGATTGA
- a CDS encoding putative immunity protein gives MRDQRFIAAHRGGSLTLEHHRFLMDWACQCATHVLPLMDVVPDERLITALKTAEAWVQGQAAVGAAIHASRAAHAVAREAVNPVEIAVARAVGQAVATAHMADHSLGAAWYALRAVKASGQSAEFERNWQLQQLPVEVSELVCSPFGSSKFGSAGSNGKR, from the coding sequence ATGCGGGATCAACGCTTTATCGCTGCCCACCGTGGCGGTTCTCTGACTCTAGAACACCACCGGTTTCTGATGGATTGGGCTTGCCAGTGTGCCACCCACGTGTTGCCTCTTATGGATGTCGTTCCAGACGAGCGGTTGATAACTGCCCTCAAAACGGCGGAAGCATGGGTGCAGGGCCAAGCCGCTGTAGGAGCGGCCATTCACGCCTCAAGAGCAGCTCATGCAGTTGCAAGGGAGGCGGTCAACCCAGTTGAAATCGCCGTGGCACGTGCTGTAGGTCAAGCGGTTGCCACTGCCCATATGGCCGATCATTCGCTTGGCGCAGCCTGGTACGCTCTGCGGGCCGTTAAAGCCTCAGGTCAGTCTGCGGAGTTTGAGCGGAATTGGCAACTTCAGCAGCTCCCCGTTGAAGTCAGTGAACTGGTGTGTTCGCCCTTTGGAAGTTCAAAGTTTGGCTCGGCAGGTTCAAACGGGAAGCGGTAG
- a CDS encoding molybdenum cofactor biosynthesis protein MoaE, producing MNVQAVFFARLKREIGSASLTLSLPDRATVREAAAQIEVTYPVSLKGCMAAVNETYADPAQVLKEGDELAFLPPVAGGSSEQDPADICQVTSEILKLSEAEDHLVQPQYGAQAYFVGTVRSPNQGKVVEFIEYEGYAPMAEKVMREAAEWARQKHGRLSAFIQHRTGRLRPGEASLIIGVGSPHRRVALEACDDLIEELKRELPIWKHEGGEDGQHWVDGTAGHETL from the coding sequence ATGAATGTCCAAGCCGTTTTCTTCGCCCGGCTCAAACGCGAGATCGGCAGCGCCAGCCTGACCCTGAGCTTGCCGGACCGGGCCACCGTGCGCGAGGCCGCCGCGCAGATCGAGGTGACCTACCCCGTTTCGCTGAAGGGCTGCATGGCGGCAGTGAACGAGACGTACGCTGACCCGGCACAAGTGCTGAAGGAAGGTGACGAGCTGGCCTTCTTGCCGCCTGTGGCCGGGGGAAGCAGCGAACAGGACCCCGCCGACATCTGTCAGGTGACATCGGAAATCCTGAAACTCTCTGAGGCCGAGGATCATCTGGTGCAGCCGCAGTACGGAGCACAGGCATATTTCGTGGGCACGGTACGTTCCCCCAATCAGGGCAAGGTCGTGGAGTTCATTGAGTACGAGGGCTACGCGCCGATGGCCGAGAAGGTCATGCGGGAAGCTGCCGAGTGGGCGCGGCAAAAGCACGGGCGACTGAGCGCCTTCATTCAGCACCGCACCGGCAGGCTGCGGCCCGGCGAGGCCAGTCTGATTATCGGGGTGGGCAGCCCGCACCGCCGGGTCGCGCTGGAAGCCTGCGACGACCTGATCGAAGAACTGAAACGCGAATTGCCGATCTGGAAGCACGAGGGCGGCGAGGACGGCCAACACTGGGTGGACGGCACGGCGGGGCACGAAACCCTCTGA
- the ruvC gene encoding crossover junction endodeoxyribonuclease RuvC, with translation MIVLGIDPGLANLGIGLVDGTARKASHIHHVCLVTESAWIMPRRLQYIHAEVTRLIQEYRPEAVAIEDQILRKQADVAFKVGQAFGVVQLACAQAGLPVHSYGPMQVKQTLVGTGRADKEQVIYMVKASLGIREIFNNHAADALALALTHLAHQGVQQALAGRR, from the coding sequence ATGATCGTTCTCGGCATCGACCCCGGCCTCGCCAATCTCGGCATCGGCCTGGTGGACGGCACGGCCCGCAAGGCCAGCCACATCCACCACGTCTGCCTCGTCACCGAATCGGCCTGGATCATGCCCCGGCGCTTGCAGTACATCCACGCTGAAGTGACCCGGCTGATTCAGGAATACCGGCCCGAAGCCGTCGCCATTGAGGACCAGATTCTCCGCAAGCAGGCCGACGTGGCGTTCAAGGTGGGGCAGGCGTTCGGCGTGGTGCAGCTCGCTTGTGCTCAGGCTGGGCTGCCGGTTCACTCCTACGGCCCGATGCAGGTCAAGCAGACCCTGGTGGGTACCGGGCGCGCCGACAAGGAGCAGGTCATCTACATGGTGAAGGCCAGCCTGGGCATCCGCGAGATTTTTAACAACCACGCCGCCGATGCGCTGGCCCTGGCCTTGACCCACTTGGCACATCAGGGTGTGCAGCAGGCGCTGGCGGGGCGGCGCTAA
- a CDS encoding ABC transporter permease: protein MTTLASAPTPFKSRSTFQIALKRLRRHKLAMVSLTVIVLLVLMALFAPWIAPHDPNAQSIFEIYAPPSAKYWLGQDELGRDLLSRVIYGSRVSLLVGFSVAFLSILVGTTLGLLAGFLGGWIDIAISRFIEFMLSFPTLALQLVLSGLFASSDAAPIVALRSSLGASANILIVVGVFSLFGWMGTARLVRGEVLKLKNLEYTDAARALGASSARIMLRHLLPNLFAIVIVQATLDVGTAILSEAALSFLGFGIQPPVSTWGNMLSNANEVVLQYPWIPLYPGLMILITVLSFNFLGDGLRDAFDPRSRL, encoded by the coding sequence ATGACCACTCTCGCCTCGGCTCCCACGCCTTTCAAGAGCCGCTCCACCTTCCAGATTGCCCTCAAGCGGTTGCGCCGTCACAAGCTGGCGATGGTCAGCCTGACGGTGATCGTTTTGCTGGTCTTGATGGCCCTCTTCGCCCCCTGGATCGCGCCGCACGACCCCAACGCCCAGAGCATCTTTGAAATTTACGCGCCGCCGAGTGCCAAGTACTGGCTGGGCCAGGACGAGCTGGGCCGCGACCTCCTGTCCCGCGTCATTTACGGCAGCCGTGTCAGCCTGCTGGTGGGTTTCAGCGTGGCCTTTCTCAGCATTCTGGTCGGCACCACGCTGGGTCTGCTGGCAGGCTTTTTGGGCGGCTGGATTGACATCGCCATCAGCCGTTTTATCGAGTTCATGCTGTCGTTTCCCACCCTGGCCCTGCAACTCGTCCTCAGTGGGTTGTTTGCCTCCAGCGACGCGGCTCCCATCGTGGCGCTGCGGTCTTCACTCGGCGCGAGCGCCAATATCCTGATTGTGGTGGGGGTGTTCTCGCTGTTCGGCTGGATGGGCACGGCCCGGCTGGTGCGCGGCGAAGTTCTCAAGCTCAAGAACCTGGAATACACCGACGCGGCCCGCGCCCTGGGGGCCAGCAGCGCCCGCATCATGCTGCGCCACCTGCTTCCTAACCTGTTTGCCATCGTGATCGTGCAGGCCACGCTCGACGTGGGCACGGCCATTCTCAGCGAGGCGGCCCTCTCGTTTCTGGGCTTCGGTATTCAGCCGCCGGTGTCCACCTGGGGCAACATGCTCAGCAACGCCAACGAGGTCGTGTTGCAGTACCCCTGGATTCCGCTCTATCCGGGCCTGATGATCCTGATCACGGTGCTGTCGTTCAATTTCCTGGGTGACGGCCTGCGCGACGCCTTCGATCCGCGCAGCCGCCTGTAA
- a CDS encoding ABC transporter permease, whose product MFNYALRRILQMIPLLLVISLVIFTLTALQPGDPVDQLTLGNSQITPEDIARLRAAYGLDQPIILRYWFWLTHALQGDFGWSRTFSAPAAAYVFQERLPNTLLLTLPALILSTLIAVPLGIFSAVRQYSFLDYVLTFFSFVSFSAPIFWIGAMALWLFAIYLPQITNGVISLPPGGLGSPDLAPDAGFWAVLTDKLRYLILPLSILMLREIAVILRFLRASMLEVLNQDFVRTARAKGLSSRKVLYRHALRNAVLPIVTLLGLSIPGLFGGAVLTETVFSWPGMGRVIVEALTSKDFNVVMVALTFISVLTVVFQLLTDLAYAAIDPRIRYS is encoded by the coding sequence ATGTTCAATTACGCGCTTCGGCGCATCCTGCAAATGATTCCGCTGCTGCTGGTCATCAGCCTGGTCATCTTCACGCTCACGGCGCTGCAACCCGGCGACCCAGTCGATCAGCTCACCCTGGGCAACTCGCAGATCACGCCCGAGGACATTGCTCGACTCAGGGCCGCCTATGGCCTGGACCAGCCGATTATCCTGCGCTACTGGTTCTGGCTGACCCACGCCTTACAGGGCGATTTCGGCTGGTCGCGGACCTTTAGCGCGCCCGCCGCCGCCTACGTCTTTCAGGAACGGCTGCCCAATACTCTGCTGCTGACCCTGCCCGCCCTGATTCTCTCCACCCTGATCGCCGTGCCGCTGGGCATCTTCTCGGCGGTGCGGCAATACAGCTTTCTCGATTATGTGCTGACGTTTTTCAGCTTCGTGTCGTTCAGCGCCCCCATCTTCTGGATCGGAGCGATGGCGCTGTGGCTGTTTGCCATCTATTTGCCGCAGATCACCAATGGTGTGATCTCGCTGCCGCCCGGCGGACTCGGCAGCCCCGACCTGGCCCCCGACGCGGGTTTCTGGGCGGTGCTGACCGACAAGCTCAGATATCTGATTTTGCCGCTGAGTATTCTGATGCTGCGCGAGATCGCCGTGATCTTGCGCTTTCTGCGGGCTTCGATGCTGGAAGTGCTGAATCAGGATTTCGTTCGCACGGCGCGGGCCAAGGGCTTGTCAAGTCGTAAAGTGCTGTACCGCCACGCCCTCAGAAACGCGGTGCTGCCTATCGTGACCTTACTGGGCCTCTCGATTCCCGGCCTGTTCGGCGGCGCAGTCCTGACCGAAACGGTCTTCTCGTGGCCGGGCATGGGCCGGGTGATCGTGGAAGCGCTGACCAGCAAGGATTTCAACGTGGTAATGGTCGCCCTGACCTTCATCTCGGTGCTGACGGTGGTGTTTCAGCTGCTGACTGATCTCGCCTACGCGGCCATCGATCCACGCATTCGCTACTCGTAA
- a CDS encoding peptide ABC transporter substrate-binding protein has translation MKNRKNWLAVSALLIGSTLFNTAQAGQANNSLVIGTSQEPPNINDPWRTNNLVIATEITWFMEAHLIGKDDNGDLYPEIATRVPSLANGDYKIVKDAKGNVIRNSVTFSIRKDAKWSDGTAITPKDFQFWLKVEQDDRVPVPTREPWDKAKITVQNANTFTVTFDPPYLFADQITSAVGLNPAPSAAMEKAWSAFDAATKNLDPKTGAKQITDEWNKFIAQFTTSRGLPKVVSGPFKPTSWRAGNSLVLTRNPNYWITPKGGADKYIQTVQYRFIADTNTLKVNILSGQLDALSYVGLTFDQAIEAQRSERGKYKTYFVPGATWEHVDIANVGARAQSLGLTDKRVRQALLYSIDRAALVKALFEGKQPVSNTWVSPIGKLYKKDAKDYNYDAAKAKALFAAAGWKPGPDGILAKDGKKMSLNFTTTAGNKLRERVQQILQAQWKAVGVDVNIQNFPSTVVFSGDFAPRSAEGKWDLFMYAWSNDPSVERGDLWASQFIPSKDNAYAGQNYPNFKNADYDKLWTDAKTEFDLSARIKLFDKMQAIWTDEVPSLPLYFRANPYTKVPGLVNYTYTAYSLYPSWNAAQMGWASRGAAETYTQK, from the coding sequence ATGAAGAACCGCAAGAACTGGCTCGCTGTGTCCGCCCTGCTGATCGGCTCGACCCTCTTCAATACGGCCCAGGCCGGGCAGGCCAATAACTCGTTGGTCATCGGCACGTCGCAGGAACCACCCAACATCAACGATCCCTGGCGCACCAACAACCTGGTCATTGCCACCGAGATCACCTGGTTCATGGAAGCCCACCTGATCGGCAAGGACGACAACGGCGACCTGTATCCCGAGATCGCCACCCGTGTGCCGAGCCTGGCCAACGGCGATTACAAGATCGTCAAGGACGCCAAGGGCAACGTCATTCGCAACAGCGTGACCTTCAGCATCCGCAAGGACGCCAAGTGGAGCGACGGCACGGCCATCACGCCCAAGGACTTCCAGTTCTGGCTCAAGGTCGAGCAAGACGACCGGGTGCCGGTGCCGACCCGTGAACCCTGGGACAAGGCCAAGATCACGGTGCAAAACGCCAACACCTTTACCGTTACCTTTGATCCGCCGTACCTGTTTGCCGATCAGATCACCTCGGCGGTGGGCCTCAACCCGGCCCCCAGCGCAGCGATGGAAAAAGCCTGGAGCGCCTTTGACGCGGCGACCAAGAACCTCGATCCCAAGACCGGGGCCAAGCAGATCACCGATGAGTGGAACAAGTTCATCGCCCAGTTCACCACCTCGCGTGGCCTGCCCAAAGTGGTGTCGGGACCGTTCAAGCCGACCAGCTGGCGGGCCGGAAACAGCCTGGTGCTGACCCGTAACCCCAATTACTGGATCACCCCCAAGGGTGGGGCCGACAAGTACATCCAGACGGTGCAGTACCGCTTCATCGCCGACACCAACACCCTCAAGGTCAATATTCTGTCGGGCCAGCTCGACGCCCTCTCATATGTGGGCCTCACCTTCGACCAGGCGATTGAAGCGCAGCGCAGCGAGCGCGGCAAGTACAAGACCTACTTTGTGCCGGGAGCCACCTGGGAACACGTCGACATCGCCAACGTCGGGGCGCGTGCCCAGAGCCTGGGCCTGACCGACAAGCGGGTGCGCCAAGCGCTGCTGTATTCAATTGACCGGGCTGCGCTGGTCAAGGCGCTGTTTGAGGGCAAGCAGCCGGTGTCCAACACCTGGGTCAGCCCCATCGGCAAGCTCTACAAGAAAGATGCCAAGGACTACAACTACGACGCCGCCAAGGCCAAGGCCCTGTTTGCCGCCGCCGGTTGGAAGCCCGGTCCCGACGGCATCCTGGCCAAAGACGGCAAGAAGATGTCGCTGAACTTCACCACCACTGCTGGAAACAAGCTGCGCGAGCGCGTCCAGCAGATCTTGCAGGCGCAGTGGAAGGCCGTCGGCGTGGATGTCAACATCCAGAATTTCCCCTCCACAGTGGTCTTTTCCGGCGACTTCGCCCCGCGCAGCGCCGAGGGCAAGTGGGACCTGTTCATGTACGCCTGGAGCAACGACCCCAGCGTGGAGCGCGGCGATCTGTGGGCCTCACAGTTCATCCCCAGCAAGGACAACGCCTACGCGGGCCAGAATTACCCCAACTTCAAGAATGCCGATTACGATAAGCTCTGGACCGACGCCAAGACCGAGTTCGACCTGAGCGCCCGCATCAAGCTGTTCGACAAGATGCAGGCCATCTGGACTGACGAGGTGCCCTCCTTGCCACTGTATTTCCGCGCCAATCCCTACACCAAGGTGCCGGGGCTGGTCAACTACACCTACACCGCTTACAGCCTCTACCCTTCATGGAACGCTGCCCAGATGGGCTGGGCCTCGCGCGGAGCTGCCGAGACCTACACGCAGAAGTAA
- a CDS encoding HesB/IscA family protein → MTQTLEPTTNPIGISEVGAARALSVIGSSGKDNAGVRLFIKSGGCSGYQYGMAIDDRELDGDTILFDRGVKLIVDRMSLPLVQGAEIDYVENMMGGGFTVNNPNATSACGCGSSFRTDGSAAQDGEGSSGCGSH, encoded by the coding sequence ATGACTCAGACCCTTGAACCCACGACCAATCCCATCGGCATCAGTGAGGTCGGAGCCGCCCGCGCCCTGTCGGTCATTGGAAGCAGCGGTAAGGACAACGCGGGCGTGCGCCTCTTCATCAAGAGCGGTGGGTGCAGCGGCTACCAGTACGGCATGGCGATTGACGACCGTGAACTGGACGGCGACACCATCCTGTTTGACCGGGGCGTGAAACTGATCGTGGACCGGATGAGCCTGCCGCTGGTGCAGGGCGCGGAAATCGACTATGTCGAAAATATGATGGGCGGCGGCTTTACGGTGAATAATCCCAACGCCACCTCGGCCTGCGGCTGCGGCAGCTCGTTTCGCACCGACGGCTCGGCGGCCCAGGACGGCGAGGGCTCGTCGGGCTGCGGCAGCCACTAA
- a CDS encoding MFS transporter, translating into MTDAVIDIPTPSLPRPFWTYWLGLLASNLGDAVVSVALPFLALGTLPQGSKRGAAAIGLVVLALSVPRFFAPLLGGLADRWPPRTLLSLGAVLRAAGVAGVGLLALHGGSNLNVVAGLAFILGLLTSLSFTAQSAMVPRLVAPEHLPRANSLTSAAMMGAPLVGYGLGGFGAAHWGAGTTVLIGAALTALLLLGALALPPLPGASSGKLNLLDDLRLSLDVIRRSPLLALFAMNFALNLALNIMNVRVPLHMLAFGRGPADYAIFEMLLSGGVLLGIALVGPLSARFSLDRLIGGGRFVLVLGTAGFILGGVWPWWAAAGVFGLGLGLLEVVTTTRIQGLISSEMRGRVIGSVMAFNALGLTLGAGLAARSIPTSALMLGLTGVLALLTLLWPLAVRRAA; encoded by the coding sequence ATGACCGATGCAGTGATCGACATCCCTACTCCCAGCTTGCCGCGCCCGTTCTGGACCTACTGGCTGGGTTTACTGGCCTCGAACCTCGGTGACGCAGTTGTGTCTGTGGCGCTGCCGTTTCTGGCGCTGGGCACGCTGCCGCAAGGAAGCAAACGGGGCGCTGCCGCCATCGGGCTGGTGGTGCTGGCGCTCAGCGTGCCGCGCTTCTTCGCGCCGCTGCTGGGCGGGCTGGCCGACCGCTGGCCGCCGCGCACGCTGCTGAGCCTCGGCGCGGTGCTCAGAGCGGCGGGGGTGGCGGGCGTGGGACTGCTGGCGTTGCACGGCGGATCAAACTTAAATGTGGTGGCGGGCTTGGCTTTCATTCTGGGCCTGCTTACCAGCCTCAGCTTTACGGCCCAGAGCGCGATGGTGCCGCGCCTGGTGGCCCCCGAACACCTGCCCCGCGCCAACAGTTTGACCAGCGCGGCCATGATGGGCGCGCCGCTCGTCGGCTACGGACTGGGCGGTTTTGGGGCAGCCCACTGGGGCGCAGGCACAACGGTATTGATCGGCGCGGCATTGACGGCCCTGCTGCTGCTCGGCGCACTGGCCCTGCCGCCCCTACCCGGCGCGTCCAGCGGGAAGCTGAACCTGCTGGACGATCTCCGGCTGAGTCTGGATGTGATCCGCCGGAGTCCGCTGCTGGCGCTGTTCGCCATGAACTTCGCGCTGAATCTGGCCCTGAACATCATGAACGTCCGTGTGCCGCTGCATATGCTGGCCTTCGGACGCGGGCCCGCCGACTACGCCATCTTTGAAATGCTGCTCTCCGGCGGCGTGCTGCTGGGCATCGCTCTGGTCGGGCCGCTCTCGGCACGGTTCTCGCTGGACCGCCTGATTGGCGGGGGGCGCTTCGTTCTGGTTCTCGGCACGGCAGGCTTTATTCTCGGCGGCGTGTGGCCCTGGTGGGCAGCGGCAGGCGTCTTCGGCCTGGGGCTGGGCCTGCTGGAAGTGGTCACCACCACCCGCATTCAGGGCCTGATCTCCTCCGAGATGCGCGGGCGCGTCATCGGCAGCGTCATGGCCTTCAACGCGCTGGGCCTCACCCTCGGCGCGGGGCTGGCCGCGCGCAGCATTCCCACCTCGGCCCTGATGCTGGGTCTGACCGGCGTGCTGGCGCTGCTGACCTTACTGTGGCCGCTGGCGGTGCGGCGCGCAGCTTAA